The stretch of DNA CCACCGGTCCTCATCCGTCAGTTCCCTCCTTGAATGCACACAAAAGGAGCAGACCGCTCCTTGCAGCAAGGGACGGTCTGCTCCTTTAGTGTTAGCCACAGCCGTACGAAATCAGGCTTCCTCGTCTTCCGAACCCTCGGCAGCTTCTTCCACGGCTGCGGGCTCTTCCGTTACGGTCGGCGGCAGAATCTTGAGGAGCGCCGCTTTGTTGATGTGCCGAAACAGAATCTTTTGCTACATATCAAATTAGCCGTTACAATGATTAATTATCGCAAAAACTTTATTTTTATGTGGAAAGGAACCCTTTGTCATGTCTATCGAAAATGTAAAAGCACACTTCCGCGCCGCTGGAAGAGAGCAGCATATCATGGAATTTGAATCATCCAGCGCTACTGTAGAGACAGCTGCAGAGACGATCGGCGTCATCCCCGCCCGTATAGCCAAGACGCTGTCCTTTTACGGCGAAGGCGAAGCTGCAATCCTGGTCGTGGCCGCTGGCGACACCAAGGTCGACAACAAAAAATTTCGAAACGAATTCGGATTCAAGCCGAAAATGCTGTCTCCGGAGGAAGTGCTGGAGCAAACCGGACATGCCGTCGGCGGCGTTTGCCCGTTCGGACTGGCCAATGACCTGGAGGTCTATCTCGATATCTCCATGAAGCGCTTCGACACCCTCTTCCCCGCCTGCGGCAGCTCGAATTCCGCTATTGAATTGACCTGCGCCGAACTGGAGCAATACTCGGGCGGCAAGGCATGGGTCGACGTCTGCAAGAACTGGGAATAAGGACTTGCCGGGTTAATGCCCGGCGGCCTTTTGTTCTTCTTCCGTGCCGACCATTTTGCTGCTCCCCATGAACAGCGAGGCGAGCAGGGCTAACACCGCTGGTATAACGGCCCAGGCGAACGTATACGTGATGGAGCCAGACAGTCCCTCCGAGATTTTGCTCAAAATCTCCGGTGGAATCAGCGCCCGCGTATCCGGGGACAGCAAAGTATGGGGATCCGACAGATCAAGCGACCCTGCCCCGCCCTGGCCGGCACCTGAAGCTCCAAACAGATTACCCAGCCGGTCCGCCAAATAATGGCTCTGGATGATGCCGAAGGTGGTGATGCCCACCGTCATGCCCAAAGACCGGAGGAAATTAAGGGTTGCGCTTGCCGATCCACGCTGCCGGGCGGACAGGCCGTCTATGGCGGCGTTGCTCAGAACCGAGAAAGACGCGCCGACGCCAAGGCCGATAAGGATCATATACAGAGTAACGATCAGCCGCGTCGCATCCGGCGAAAGTGTGGAAGCAAGCCAGGTTCCGAGAGCCAGCAGCGCAAGGGTTGGAATCATCAGGCTGCGGTAGCTGAATTTAGTCATCAGGAAACCACCTGCGGTTGCCGTGATCACGGAACCCACCATCATCGGCAGAAGCACCAGGCCGGAATTGGTGGCCGAGCCTCCGAGCACACCTTGGATAAAGATCGGGATATAGACCGAGGCGACGATGAACGCCGCTCCGCTAAATAAGGCGATCAGAATGCTGAAGGCATACAGCCGCCGGCGGAACAGCGCGAAGGAGATAATCGGCTCCTCCGCCTTCGTCTCCGCATACAGAAATACCGCCGCAAGTACCGCCGCCGCGCCGAACAGGCCGAGAATCAAGGGAGAATTCCATGGATATTCTTTGCCGCCCAGCTCCAGCGCAAACATCAAGCAGATCACCGCACCAAGCAGCGTACCCGCACCAAGCCAGTCAATCGGCTGCTTGGAATGCTCATGCGATTCCTTGTAAAAGAACGCGACCAGCACAAACGCAAGGACTCCGAGCGGCAGGTTAATGTAAAATATCCACTGCCAGGCGATATGGTCCGTTATGTAGGCGCCGAGCAGCGGACCGAATATGCTGGACAGCCCGAATACCGCGCCAAATGCGCCGCCCAGCTTCCCTCTGGTCTCAAGCGGCACCGCGTCGAACATAATCGTGAAGGCGATCGGCACCAGCGCTCCGCCCCCTATTCCTTGAACCGCCCGGTAAATGGCCAACTCAGTAATGCTGTCCGCCGTTCCGCACAGCGCGGACCCTCCCATAAACACCAGAAGGCCAAACACGAAAAATTTCTTGCGGCCGTACATATCCGACAATTTGCCGAAGATCGGCATGCCCGCCATCTCGGCGACGAGATAGGCCGAGGTAACCCAGACGAATTTGTCCATTCCGCCCAATTCCCCAACGATGTTACCCATGGCCGTTGCCACTATCGTACTATCCATGGATGCCATCAGAATGCCCAGCAAAAGCCCGGCGATGACCAGTCCCAGACGGTTATTTTTTTTATCGCTCATATAGTCTCCACTTCCGTTTCTCTATAGGTTTCCTGCTTACAATTTAACCTGGCGCAACACCTTCGCGCTCTTGTGTATCTCCAGCGATTCCCGGTATTCTACCGTTTTAATCTCGCAGCCAGGTCCGATAATGACATTTCCGCCCCTTACGGTTTCGGCCGCCACATGCTCAAGCTCCACGAAGTCCCCTTCAATTGTTCTTCCCTCGAAGCGGGCTTCCTGGCTCGGCTTGACCATCTTCATCAGTAAATACCCCTTGCTGCGCTTGATCCGGATCTTGCCACCTCCGACATCTCCCGCCCGGCTGCACCCGATCAGGCCGATATCCAGTTGATCTCCGCTCAGCAGTCCGCCGATCTCCACCACGCCGGTAAGCCGGAATTCTCCCACCTCGCAATCCTCCTTGACACCGATGTGTCCTTCAAACGAAAGCCGCTCAGCCCTTATCCCGGAATCACTCGTCAGTTCTCCGCGTCCTTTTACGGACAAGGCATCGATACGGCCCCGCACTCCGCATTCGCCGGTCAGCTTGACTTCTTCCGCCTTCAAGCTGCCATCAATTTCCGAATTCCCGGTCAAGCCGAACTTTACACAGTCCACATTTCCCGTAAACCTGCACTCACCCGTTATACCTACATTTTGGAACGAACCTCCTGCGGATGATGTTGTGCCCATTATTTTGAGATTACCGCGAACCGTATCAGTCACCGGTCTTCACTTCCTTTCCAATGCGGGCTCCGGGGTGGACCGTTAATCCGGTTCGGTATTCCACCAGCTCGACGGAACAACCCACTCCGATAATAACATAATTCCCTCTGACGACATCCGCATTTGTATATTCCAAGTCCAGATCATCTCCCTCGATGACCTTAGCGGTAAGTTCCGACTTCAGTTTCGGAATAATTCCGCCCAATAACCGGTTCCATAGGCTCTTATCCCCCTGACGGACCTTCAGGGTCTCCACTCCGATCTCATGAGCCTGCCCCGCTCCAGCCAGTCGGATATCCATACGACCCGCGTTCAGCAGACCCTCAATCGTGAATCCGCCCACGCCTCTGAATTCCTCCAGCTCACAATCCCCCTTTGCGGTCATCAGTCCGTTCAGAGCACAGTTCTCTCCTGTAACGCCGCCATCGACATGGAGGATGCCATCCAATTTCATGGTATTGACCCGCAGAGGGCCTTCAAGGTTCATTATGCCATTGACTTCCATTTCTACGGTCTCCAGCTCGCCTTTCACCCGAATCTGACCGTTCGCCTTGAATATCCGCGCAGTTAGCGAACCCTCGACTTTCCCCACTCCGTCTATAAGGACTTTGTCGTAAGTCCCTCCTGCGGCACTGCCGACCCCATTAATGATAAGATCCGAAAGATGCCCTGGCTCCTTATCTTCCTCTGTCATCTACGATAACCTCCCTTTCAACTGTTCAACCAAATCTCCGAGCGCCACTTTCGCAACCAGCCGAACGCCCTCATCGAAGTAGAGCTCCACCGGCGACGGCGCAAGCAGAAATAAGGCAACACCCATTTTCCGGACAAAATAAAGTTCGCAAGGCTTACCTGTCAGCGCGCCGGCATGCTTCTCCAGCGTACGCAGCAGAATCCTTCCTTCATCCAGACTCATGTCCCCTTTAGAAAGTAAAGTGTCCGCCGCATACAAATGCAGAAGCTGCTCGAAGGAATACAAGCCCTCCTTGCTCTCAACCGCCGGTCCATACACAGACATCGCAATCTCCGTAACAATGTTTCGTTCTACTATAGCCTCTTTGGTCAAGCGGATCTCGCTGAACCCCTCCGTATCGGACAGTCTGCTGGCGAGTTCATCAAGCGAGAGATCATCCTTCATATTTAAGATATTACGAACTCGGGCTTGAATAAGCATCCTTGGAAAAAAGGTTTCCTGCCCGGTAAACGTGGATTTGCGGATAAACCATTCTTCCGGAATGAGCTGCTTGCGTTTCCAGCGGTAAAGCTGGCCGTATGAAATCCCGGTAAGATCCAGGAGCTCTTTTTTCGATATTAAATCATCCTCCATCTTCTTCTCACCTCACAAAAACATTGTAACATAACACTGTTACGTTGTAAAACAGAGTTGAGGCATGAAATTCAATATAAATGGTTAACTATTGGTGTTTTGTTGGTATAATGTTCTTAAAGGATAAGTGCAGTAATATTATTCGATATACTAAGGATGGATCGACATGCTAAAGACCAAACGCATTAAGCAAATTCAGGATTATGTCATTGAACACAACACCGTGTCGCTCGACGAACTCGTTACTGTATTTGATGTTTCCAAAAATACGATTAGACGGGATATCCAGGAACTGGTCGAAGGAGGGGAAGTTAAGAAGGTTTATGGCGGTGTAGCCGCGGTAAACCCGCCTCTCATTTCTTTTAACGACAGAAGGTCGCAGAACCACAGCGAAAAACAGAGAATTGCCAAAGCTGCAGCCGAGTATGTAACCGACGGGGATATTATTTACATTGATTCCGGAACAACCACACTTGAGATGATTGAATATATTAAGCATATTAACCTGACCGTTATTACGAGCAATCTTGATTTCATCCTTGGTTCTCTGCCTTATGGCAACTTGAATGTCATTTCGACAGGCGGTGTCCTGGAGCGCAAGACAAAATCGTTTGCCAGCTTCAAAAACATGGACCTGCTGAAAGCTTATAATATAAATAAAGCCTTTATGGCTTCAACCGGCATCTCGATCTTGAGCGGCGTAACCAATTCATCTCCGCTCGAAAGCGAAATCAAGCAAATCGTAGTCGAACGCTGCCAGGAAGTGTTCTTGCTTGTAGACCACAACAAATTTGGCAAGCATGCACTCATGACCTACTGCAAGCTGGAAGACATCGATTATTTGGTTACCGACAGCATTCCGGGGAGCGATTACCAGCAGTTTGCCGAGGAGAACAATATCAAGCTTGTTGTAGCCGATGAATAAAAGGCGGTAAGCCAATATAAGCGCCTGATCACACAAGAGCGCGTTCCCTCCGACCCGGAGAGGACGCGCTCTAATTGTATATATTTCAACTGCTAGCCCGCAATCAGGCTTTCGCTCCTTCGGCAACCTCTTCGGCCGCCGGTTCCGCAGCCCCTTCTTCGGCCGCAGGCTCTGCCTGGACGGCAGGCGGCGCGATCTTAACGACCAGCGTTTCAGGATCTGTCAGCACTTCCCATCCCTCATGCTTCGGCAGGTCTGAAACCAGCAGATGATCGCCGATTTCCAGATTGCTGACGTCTACTTCGAATACGGATTCCAGCTTATCCGGCAGTGTGCGGATATCCAGCTCATGCAGCTCAACCGTCTGCACTCCTCCGGCCTTAACCCCCTCCGGCGTACCGGTAAAATGCAGGGCTACCTTGGTGTCCAGCTCGGCTTTCATATCAATGACATGGAAGTCGATATGCAGCAGCTTCTTGGTCAAAGGCTGGCGCTGCACGTCTTGAATAATCACATCTTTGGTGCCGGATGCCGGCAGCTCCGCCTTTAAAATCGCCCGCGGATTTTTGCCCAGAATATTGTCTATCGTTTTTGCATCCGCGCTAAGGGAAAGGGATTCCGAACCCGCACCGTAGATGACAACAGGCACCAGGCCCTGTCTCCGCTGTGCGGAAGGCTTCCCGGTTCTTTCCATCAAACGTACTGCTTCACTCATTACCAATTCCTCCTAAGTATGGATTCAAAAAACATAAGACCGATTAGATCTAATTCTAATCAGTCTCTTATTAACCATATTGCTGTGCGTGGAACCAGTATAGCACTCCCGAAAACGAGAGTCAAAATTGTCTATTTAACCATATTCATCCAAAATTCGCGCTTTTTTGCCTCTGTTCAATATTATTCGGGGCTAACTCGCTTTTTGTCCGGAGAGAGAGTAAAATAACGGTAATCCATGAAACAGGAGTGATGAATATGCGGCAAATTTCTTCAGAAGATGGACGGTTTTACATTGCCGGAGATGGAGAAGACCTTGCTGAAATTACATACAAGTTGGTCGATTCCATGACAATGATCGTTGATCATACGTATGTATCGGAACAACTGCGGGGTCAGGGAGCAGGCGAACAACTGGTCAAAGCGGTAGTAGATAAAGCAAGAAACGAGGGACTATCCATTATCCCTCAGTGCTCCTACGCCGCCCATCAATTCAAGAAGCATCCCGAGTACGGGGACGTGCTGAAAGAGAACGGGAGCGGTCTGTCTTAAACAAACTGCCCGTTATTCGCAGCGAAATGTCCACCCGGGCTGCGATTCCAATGATTAGGAGGAAACGGGTTTGACGACACAAGAAACTTTGCGCGAAATAGAGGAATTGCAGCGCCGCTGCGAAGATTATGATGGCATATCGCTGAAGCTCAACTGGAACTCGCTCCGAAGCGAGCCGGGGTCTGGAGGCGCTGTGTGGTTCTATACTTACGAGGAGGGGCTGCTTGCCGGATTTATTGGGCTGTACAGCTTCGGCAGCGAAGTTGAAGTTTGCGGAATGGTGCGCCCCGGCTACCGCCGCCGCGGCATCTTCACCTCTCTGTGGGAGCAGGCCCATAAACAGATCATCCGCAAAAAGGCGAAGAGCATCCTGCTCAACGCGCCTGCGGCTTCCAAATCCGCCGCCGGTTTTCTGAAGACCCTGCCTCTCGAGCTCAATCATGCGGAGTATCAGATGAAATGGGACCATAAGAAGGCCGAGGAGCGTTCGGCTTTTGAGAACAAGATCCTGCCTGATGACATGGTGATCCTTCGTCCCGCCCGTGCCGATGAGAAGAGACTGCTCGCCGTTCTCGACAGCAAGGGCTTCAACACGTCGCTGGAAGAGGCGGTAGAAATGTATGATGAGCTGGATGGGGAAAGCAGCAATGAGCATATCATTATTGAGCTTGACGGGCAGCCCGTAGGCAAAATGCGGCTGTGGACAGAGCATCACGAAACCTGGATCTACGCCTTTACCGTAGATGAAAAAATGCGTGGCAGAGGCATCGGACGCAGCGCCCTCATTCAGACGATTCTGCGGGAAAGACGCAGCGGCAACGGAATTAATCTGGAAGTCGCACTGGACAACCCCAATGCGCTCGGACTATACGAAAGCTGCGGATTCGTCATAACCAATAAGCAGGATTACTATCGTTATATCGGCTAGACCCGGTAAGGTGACTAACAAGCGTGAAAGATCCGCCGGGAAACCGGTGGCATGAAGACCCTCTGGTCCGGTGACGGTCCAAAGGGTCTCGTTTTTTGTCAAAACGCAGCAGGCAGGTCACATCAGGAGATTCCTTGATAAGCTGTCCTCTCCGGGTATATTCCGCCTTTCTGCCCTTGACTCACAGTCTGCGCCTCCGCTGCTTCGCTCGCCATTCAATACGGCCAGCAGCCTTAAGTAATCGAGCGAGGCTTCCATCGTATAGGCATTTCCGTCGTAGAGGCGCCTCTCCCCCTCCAACAGAAAATGAATCTCCACACTCTCGGGCGGCGCGCCATAAGTCTTGCGGCAGAATACATTGGCCATATGTATAAACCCCCGGGCAACATCCTCATTTCCGCATACCATGAACTTCTGCACATTCAGTCCGTCTCCTCTTTTGCCGGAGTGCCACACCAATTGAAAGATGATGGACAAGTCCATTTGCAGTTCAGGTACGGGAACATACCACTGTTCATACAGCATGAACGGAACCTCTCTCTCATGACAGCTGCTAACTAGGCGGACCAGCGCATCGCCTATCGTATTTTTAACCTCCCAATAGTGCATAAGAGAAGGGAAGCACATGGACCTCTGAGGCCATCTCCGTTCCAGGAGAAACTGAATAGGCGTCTGACTGCGCACCTCAGGCGTCAAGATGTAATAATCATTTAACGTATGACCGACCGCATACTGCACCTGTTGCCGCCACAATGGCAGTTCTTTTCCACCGCAACTTACCTCCGCCATATCAAGTAGAGCACGTTCTACAATATAATCGTGAAATTTTGGAAGTCGGGAGGCCGGATTAGCCGCTGCACCGCATGCCGTACTCATCTTAAGACACCGCCGCACAGGCCTCGGCAAAACGCTGTCCGAATTTGCGGCACTCCTCTTTCTCCGCAGCAGTCGGCCCATATTCAATTTTCAGACTCGTCTGCAGGGTGGCTGCGCCTCTTTCCTTCAGCTTTTCTTCAATCAGGTCAACCGCACCGCAGTAGATGTCATACCCGGTGTCGCCGCTTCCGAACACGGCGGCTTTGCTGCCCGCTAAGTCTATTTCATTCAGCTCCTCATAGAAATCGAGGAATTCATCCGGCAGTTCTCCGTCTCCCCAGGTGTAGGCCCCCAAGACCGCACCATCATACGATGCTATATCGAAGGCGTTGCAGTCGGTGACCGATTTCATAACCGCTTCGCCTCCCGACTGGCGGATTCCCTCTGCGATCAGTTCCGCTATTTCCTCTGTATTGCCGGTCAGGCTGGCATATACCACTAATATTTTAGCCATGTTTCATATCCTCCCCCATATTAAAGAAAACCGTCATTGAAAGCATCCCTTCCCCGGTAGCGGTGTGCGATATAAACCCATTCTATTGATAATGATTATCAATGTCAATGATATTTTGCAGCAGAATATCTTGTCTACGTTTCTCACAGCCCTGCTAAACGGCTTACTTTATAATAACTTTTATAGATTAGGGGGACTGAAATGGCCATTTTGCAGACACAAGAGTATGAATTAGAAGATTTAGGATTATCCGTTATCATCAGATCAGCGGTTTCGACCGATGCTACCGCTGTCCTATCCATTCATCGCGAGGTTGTAGAAGAGAATAAATACGTTATGACTGCACACCATGAGTTTCATAAGACGAAAGAAAGCTATCAAGAATTAATCCGTGCGGCTGGCGATCATCCGAGCGAGCTTTTTGTGGTTGCCGCAGCAGAAGAGAATGTGGTCGGTTGGCTGATCCTATACTCTCCTTCGCTCGAAAGACGTTCTCACATACGTGAGTTCGGCATAATGTTATCTCCCGGTTGGAGAGGACAAAGGATTGGGAAAAAGTTGATTTCAACGATGTTGGATTGGGCCACCGCATGCTCTGCTATTGAAAAAATCTGCCTCGAAGTGTTCTCTTCCAACGAAAATGCCATTCAGCTATACCGCAGTTTCGGCTTTCAAGAGGAAGGGAGACGACTTAAACAAATCAAGCTTGGCATTGACCATTATGTCGATTTGATTCTAATGTATAAAGCGCTGAGATAATGTCTCGGCTCGCAGGACATTTTACAGACGGACATATGAAAAATGGTCTTTCCGCGATTGGCATTACCGCTCGAACCGTTTGTTATAAACCGGCAAAATGATGTACAATATAGGCTAAATGAATTTTTTTGAAGGATGGGTTAGACATGTACATGGCTCGGGACTGGAAGGATTATGAGATCATCGATACAGGAGGCGGAGAAAAGCTGGAGCGCTGGGGAGATATTATTCTTCGGCGGCCGGACCCGCAAATTATATGGCCGCTACCAAAGGAAACATCGCGGTGGAAGGATGTTCACGGACATTATCATCGCAGCTCATCGGGCGGCGGCCAATGGGAAATGAAAAAAAGCATACCGGATAGCTGGAGCATCAGCTACGGCAAGCTTAAATTCCATCTTCGTCCTACCAACTTCAAGCATACGGGACTGTTCCCGGAGCAAGCGGCCAACTGGAGCTGGATGATGGACAAGATTGGGGGCGCGGGACGTAAAATACAGGTGCTGAACCTGTTCGCTTATACAGGCGGTGCCACCGTTGCGGCAGCCAGTGCGGGCGCTTCCGTCGTTCATGTCGATGCGGCCAAGGGCATGGTTCAATGGGCAAAAGAAAACGTGCAGCTGTCCGGCCTCGGAGAGCGTCCGGTCCGGTTCATCACCGACGACGTCTTCAAATTTGTTCAGCGCGAACAGCGCCGGGGCAATAAGTACGACGCGATTATTATGGACCCTCCCTCCTACGGAAGAGGTCCAGGCGGCGAGATGTGGAAGCTGGAGCAGAACTTGTATCCTTTTCTGGAAAGCTGCATGGACATTCTGAGCGATAACCCGCTCTTCCTGCTCATCAATTCCTATACGACCGGCATTTCCCCGACCGTTCTGGAGAACATGCTGGCCATGACGATGAAATCGCGTTATGGAGGTAAGCTCAGCTCCGGAGAAATCGGCCTGCCGATCACTTCCTCCGGACTGAATCTGCCCTGCGGCATCCTCGGCCGCTGGGAGTCGTAGAGACATGGCGCAGAGCCTGAACGGTGGACAGGAAGATGGACAAACGCCGGGTTCCTTTCAGATTTTGTATGAGGATAACCATCTTCTTGGGGTCGTTAAGCCGGTTAACATTCCCGTACAGGAGGATGCCACGGGAGATGCCGATCTGCTCACCCTGCTGAAAGAGGACATCAAGCGGCGTTATGACAAGCCCGGCAACGTCTATATGGGCCTCGTTCACCGGCTGGACCGCCCCGTTGGCGGAGCTATGGTGTTCGCTAAGACCTCCAAGGCGGCTTCACGGTTGTCGGAGAGCGTCCGCAGCCGGAGCTTCCGCAAAGGTTATTTGACCGTCGTACACGGACGGCTTCCTGCTGAGCACGGCCGATTGAGAAATATCCTGCTCAAAAACGCCAAGACGAACACGGTCACCGTTGTCCGGGAAGGCACGCCAGGCGGCAAGGAAGCCATTCTGGATTATACCGTGCTGGGCAGCACCGAAGGCCTCAGCCTTGTAAAGGTCGACCTGCTCACCGGACGTTCTCATCAAATTCGCGTTCAGCTAGCCCATGCCGGCTGTCCTCTGTACGGAGACCAAAAATACGGAGCGTCCGTCAACAAGCCCGGACAGCAAATCGCGCTGTGGTCCTCGCTTGTCGGATTCCCGCATCCCGTTACTAAGCAGGAAGTTGAACTGATCTCCTTGCCTCCGCGTCAATATCCTTGGGACCTGTGGAGCACGGAGCTTCAGGAGCGGGCCATCCGGTAGAAGCAGCGTCGCTGGTTATGCAGCGGGGTGTTCGCTCAATAAGCCCATGTCAGCATTCCGCTGACAATTGCAAGAAGCAGGCCATCCCTCCCTGGGATAGACCTGCTTTTGTTATCTCCGCCCCGCTAATTTCAGGTTATCTGCTCATTTCCACAGGAGTGGCTTCGTTTCCCGGCGCTACGAGTTTACCCATCAAATACAGCAGAAGCTGCTGATTGTGGGCCGAAATATGGTCCAGCACTTCCGCGAAAAAATCGCTGCGGACCTTAAGGCCGCGCGCGGTTTCCTTTCGGCCGACATCGGTTATGCTGACCCAAACGATCCGGCGGTCAGAGGCATCTCTGTCTCTGATAATCAGTCCGCCCCGCTCCATCCGGTCGAGAAGCATGGTAACCGCAGCAGGACTGGTAGCCAAATGCGGAGCCAAATCGGAGGGCTTGGCGGCTCCCCGTTCCTGAACTAGCTCAAGCACCGTAAGCTGTGCGTCGGTAAGCGTGGGAGCCAGCTTTGTATCCATATGAACCTTATAGTCTTTAAGAATTTTATGCCATATTTTACTGAATTCAAAGGAGTTCACAGTTGTTCCTTCCTTTCTTGGCGAAAGATCCGTTATTAAGATATGTTCGCGGAAGAGTTTCTTTTTCCTGCAAGTGGAAAAAAATAAATAACTCCGTGAACTTTTATCGGCAGGTAAAAACAATGGGTCCTCTCCTCGTTTGTGATGATTATGGTCATTTTTTCGACACGACACGCCATGTATAAAAAGACATCCGCGCCCTGTCGAAAAAGGGACGCGGATGTCTGCTACAAACATAACCTGTATTCGATAAAATCCGCTTTATTTCACGGAAATTTGCAAGCTGATGATCTCGTCTTTCTTCTCAAGCGGAACTAGAAGCTTGCCGGTCGAACGCCGTTCGGCGATTGGCGCGGCTTCCGAAGAGAAATGGTGCAGCGCACCTTCGCGAGTAATGGCGGTCAGTTCAAACGGTTCTCTACAGTAGAATGCGCCGGCAATGTGGCTGCCGTTCGGACGGACGCGCTTGCCTTCCTTGAATTCAAATGTCGGCAATCCTTTGCCGCCCCGGCTCTGCGGCATATAATCCAGCAGCAGACTGCGCTTGCCGTAGCCCAGTTCAGTCACAGCCAGAACCTCTCCCTCGTCGTCCGAGACGCGGAAGCAGGATACCACCTCATCGCCTTCGCGAAGCTGAATCCCTTTTACGCCGGCGGCTACGCGGCCCATCGGGTTGACTTCGCTCTCGCGGAAACGAATGCTCATGCCTTCCTTGGTGACAAGCATAAGGTCCTTGTCCCCTCCGCTCAGCATGACCGACAGCACTTCATCTTCTGCCCCAACCTTGCATGCGGCGATGGCCCCGCTGCGGCTTGTGGAATATTCCTTCAGCTCGGTGCGCTTCACCTGACCCTTGCGGGTGATAAAGAACAGGCTTTGGTCAGGCTCTTCGAAATTGCCTATAGGAATAATTCCGGATATACCATCTCCCTTGCCCAGACCGATCACATTTACAATCGCGGTGCCGGGATCCTTCCATTTGAACTCTGGGATTTGATGAACGGGAAGCAGGAAATATTGTCCCTTGCGCGTAAATACCAGCAAACTGTCCCGCGTATTGACATCTAACAGGTTGGTGATATAGTCGCCTTCCTTGACGCCGGACGAATTCCGTTCTCCGCCTGAGCGGGTGAAGGAGAGCATACTTGTCCGCTTGATATAGCCGTCCCCAGACAGCGCAACAAGTACATCCTCCGCGTTAACCAGCGCCTCAATGCTTACCTTAAGCTCTTCCACCTCGACCTGAATGTCGGACCGGCGGTCGATGCCGTATTTATCACGGATCTCCATCAGTTCCTTGCGAATGACACCAATCAGCTTCTTGTCGCTTTCCAGGATGCTGCGCAAGGCAGCAATCTTTTTCTGCGTCTCTTCCAGTTCTTTCTCCAGCGTCTTGATCTCCAGATTGGTCAGACGATACAGCTGGAGAGTCAGGATCGAATCGGCTTGTCTTTCGCTGAATCCGAACATCCAGACAAGATTGTTCTGGGCGTCCTGACGGTTCTTGGATGCTTTGATGGCTGCGATTACTTCATCCAGAATATTAAGTGCCTTGACCAGACCTTCCAATACGTGAGCCCGGTCCTCCGCCCGCTCCAGGTCGAACTGTGTACGGTGCGTTACGACTTCACGCTGATGGGCGATATAAGCCTCAAGGATGGCCTTTAGGCCTAGCTGCTGCGGCGCTTTATTGACAATAGCAACCATGTTGAAATTATAGGTGATCTGCAGATCGGTCTTCTTGAGCAAGTAGGCCAGAATCCCCTGCGCATCGGCTTCTTTCTTCAGTTCGATTACGATCCGCAGACCTTCGCGGCCGCTTTCGTCGCGTACTTCCG from Paenibacillus sophorae encodes:
- a CDS encoding RluA family pseudouridine synthase, which gives rise to MAQSLNGGQEDGQTPGSFQILYEDNHLLGVVKPVNIPVQEDATGDADLLTLLKEDIKRRYDKPGNVYMGLVHRLDRPVGGAMVFAKTSKAASRLSESVRSRSFRKGYLTVVHGRLPAEHGRLRNILLKNAKTNTVTVVREGTPGGKEAILDYTVLGSTEGLSLVKVDLLTGRSHQIRVQLAHAGCPLYGDQKYGASVNKPGQQIALWSSLVGFPHPVTKQEVELISLPPRQYPWDLWSTELQERAIR
- a CDS encoding GNAT family N-acetyltransferase, whose protein sequence is MAILQTQEYELEDLGLSVIIRSAVSTDATAVLSIHREVVEENKYVMTAHHEFHKTKESYQELIRAAGDHPSELFVVAAAEENVVGWLILYSPSLERRSHIREFGIMLSPGWRGQRIGKKLISTMLDWATACSAIEKICLEVFSSNENAIQLYRSFGFQEEGRRLKQIKLGIDHYVDLILMYKALR
- a CDS encoding MarR family winged helix-turn-helix transcriptional regulator — protein: MNSFEFSKIWHKILKDYKVHMDTKLAPTLTDAQLTVLELVQERGAAKPSDLAPHLATSPAAVTMLLDRMERGGLIIRDRDASDRRIVWVSITDVGRKETARGLKVRSDFFAEVLDHISAHNQQLLLYLMGKLVAPGNEATPVEMSR
- a CDS encoding class I SAM-dependent methyltransferase, which translates into the protein MYMARDWKDYEIIDTGGGEKLERWGDIILRRPDPQIIWPLPKETSRWKDVHGHYHRSSSGGGQWEMKKSIPDSWSISYGKLKFHLRPTNFKHTGLFPEQAANWSWMMDKIGGAGRKIQVLNLFAYTGGATVAAASAGASVVHVDAAKGMVQWAKENVQLSGLGERPVRFITDDVFKFVQREQRRGNKYDAIIMDPPSYGRGPGGEMWKLEQNLYPFLESCMDILSDNPLFLLINSYTTGISPTVLENMLAMTMKSRYGGKLSSGEIGLPITSSGLNLPCGILGRWES
- the gyrA gene encoding DNA gyrase subunit A, producing MSSLSEQFLPAFLEEVVGDRFGRYSKYIIQDRAIPDVRDGLKPVQRRILYAMYDSGNTPDKPYRKSAKTVGDVMGNYHPHGDSSIYEGMVRMAQPWKMGHVLVDGHGNWGSMDDDPAAAMRYTEARLSPIAMEMMRDIEKRTVLFKDNFDNTAKEPVVVPSRYPNLLVNGTSGISAGFATEIPPHNLRETIDACIAVMQKPEIELEEIMTFMKGPDFPTGGLIMGGDGIMDAYRTGKGRIYLRSKTEIENLRGGKQQIVITEIPFQVVKSRLVTAMENIRLEKKVEGIAEVRDESGREGLRIVIELKKEADAQGILAYLLKKTDLQITYNFNMVAIVNKAPQQLGLKAILEAYIAHQREVVTHRTQFDLERAEDRAHVLEGLVKALNILDEVIAAIKASKNRQDAQNNLVWMFGFSERQADSILTLQLYRLTNLEIKTLEKELEETQKKIAALRSILESDKKLIGVIRKELMEIRDKYGIDRRSDIQVEVEELKVSIEALVNAEDVLVALSGDGYIKRTSMLSFTRSGGERNSSGVKEGDYITNLLDVNTRDSLLVFTRKGQYFLLPVHQIPEFKWKDPGTAIVNVIGLGKGDGISGIIPIGNFEEPDQSLFFITRKGQVKRTELKEYSTSRSGAIAACKVGAEDEVLSVMLSGGDKDLMLVTKEGMSIRFRESEVNPMGRVAAGVKGIQLREGDEVVSCFRVSDDEGEVLAVTELGYGKRSLLLDYMPQSRGGKGLPTFEFKEGKRVRPNGSHIAGAFYCREPFELTAITREGALHHFSSEAAPIAERRSTGKLLVPLEKKDEIISLQISVK